The Chitinophaga sp. Cy-1792 genome contains the following window.
GTAGAGGGTGGAGAAGGCGCCTATATTTCCGAAAAACAGCTGGATGAGTATGGAGGCGCTCATCTGCTTGCAAAGCTTGCGGGTAGAGTGTCTGAACTTAATATGTGAACTTTCGTGTGCCAGCAATGCGGCCAGTTCTTCTTTCGTTTTGATCTTTTTCAGCAAGGCCTGGTATACCACGATTGTTCCGCCTGGTACTGCATAGGCGTTGTCGATATCCCTTGGCGACACCGAAAAGCTTAAACTATCGCCATTTTCCCAATTGATCTTACTGGCGAAGGCCGTCAGCAGCCGGCTCCCTTTGGCATCGGATGGCTCTTCCATCGTGGATCTGACCAGTTTGCCCAGTTCTTCATCGAAGGATTTAGGAAGATGTTGGGCAACATGTTCTGCCAGTGCAGGTAGTACGTAGAAATAGCATAGCGCTGCTATCAGCATCAGGGAAGCAGCTATGGAGAGCGCCGCTTTATTACCTAACCGGCGTACCCAGTTATAGATGGAGTAGCGCCGGTTAGGGTATACTAATTTTAAAAGACTGTCAATGCATACGCTGTCATGTATTTCCAACCCGCCTTCCGAAGGATGATTGATACGTAGTGTTTTACCACTCATGCGGATATCAAGGTCCT
Protein-coding sequences here:
- a CDS encoding M48 family metallopeptidase, whose product is MYTGKYFDNKTAVLTNADIQLHAEYLEFNTGRDTADSHFSWLYKDLDIRMSGKTLRINHPSEGGLEIHDSVCIDSLLKLVYPNRRYSIYNWVRRLGNKAALSIAASLMLIAALCYFYVLPALAEHVAQHLPKSFDEELGKLVRSTMEEPSDAKGSRLLTAFASKINWENGDSLSFSVSPRDIDNAYAVPGGTIVVYQALLKKIKTKEELAALLAHESSHIKFRHSTRKLCKQMSASILIQLFFGNIGAFSTLYSNADAINSLSYSRQYEKEADLEGLTLLRDNKIDQHGMLQLMQILSGIKHKVDIPTFLSTHPLTQDRIKYVDEQIKANPAPVTPHEDLEKIFREIKALYPS